The Thiogranum longum genome includes a region encoding these proteins:
- a CDS encoding XrtA/PEP-CTERM system exopolysaccharide export protein, whose protein sequence is MSIVNCETGVFKLMRHFLETLLCLLIVAMTGCAGTSGTPNLPSESASGKGPGPSVLIGSYQMGVGDKVSVNVWENPELSIETPVRPDGKIAMPLIGEVMAAGKEPKQLAEDITAKLKAYVKYPNVTVMLTSIKGQEFLSRIRVTGSVEKDVSIEYQQGMTVLDAILEAGGLDLYANANGTKLHRKTEQGTQTFDIRVKDIMEKGDMKTNILLMPGDIITVPERFF, encoded by the coding sequence GTGAGTATCGTCAACTGTGAAACCGGGGTATTTAAATTAATGAGACATTTCCTTGAGACACTTTTATGTTTGTTGATCGTGGCGATGACTGGCTGTGCAGGTACATCCGGCACGCCAAATCTTCCAAGTGAATCAGCGTCGGGAAAGGGGCCAGGACCGAGTGTTCTGATCGGATCCTACCAAATGGGTGTAGGTGACAAGGTATCGGTTAATGTTTGGGAAAATCCCGAGCTTTCAATCGAAACGCCCGTTCGGCCAGACGGAAAAATAGCGATGCCGCTGATCGGCGAAGTTATGGCAGCCGGAAAAGAACCAAAGCAGCTGGCTGAGGACATTACTGCCAAATTAAAGGCTTATGTGAAATACCCGAATGTCACTGTCATGCTGACGAGCATCAAGGGGCAGGAGTTCCTCTCGCGTATCCGGGTAACCGGTTCCGTCGAGAAAGATGTGTCCATAGAGTACCAGCAGGGGATGACTGTGCTCGATGCCATTCTGGAAGCCGGTGGTCTTGACCTTTATGCAAACGCCAATGGCACCAAACTGCACCGCAAGACAGAGCAAGGAACGCAAACGTTTGATATACGCGTCAAGGATATTATGGAAAAAGGTGATATGAAAACGAATATATTACTGATGCCTGGCGATATTATTACAGTACCTGAGCGCTTTTTCTGA
- a CDS encoding outer membrane beta-barrel protein, producing MRYQLKLKLPGLFLFAGTLLHIPVALALFEPGVGVGLQYTDNAGLTANNENDDLIALGYVGASLDQKSGPLDFRGTTSLTYENYTDNTFDDQYYFDLNATAGWEMIRDRLNVRLRDFFTQRLSNTIDRSTPNNIEDVNIFNVSPDLTVPVSKVQKLVINPEFSDFYFERSDIDNQQYSLSIDWLYDTSAVNQVGFGGVISKTDFEDEDNNPNFLAKNIHAIVSGRLARTKYKLNLGFTKFDRDKLEDRSAPTGSLDWALGLGGRSEASVYLASDLTDHSFTALDSAITPEHGDINNVQISSDVFRNNILRAVLLRKGATLKSKLWVELRDLDYKETPQDQEVLNLGFKFNYQMRRLVSSGLFGGYKRTERTEQNRTDKQYVVGGEIGYQISRELYALFKLQYQNKDSTDSVQEFSEFNGLVNLVYGYGEVARKKRSGSF from the coding sequence ATGAGGTATCAATTAAAGCTGAAATTGCCAGGCCTGTTTCTGTTTGCGGGCACGTTGTTGCATATTCCGGTAGCCTTGGCCCTGTTTGAACCAGGAGTCGGTGTTGGTCTGCAGTACACCGACAATGCCGGACTGACAGCAAATAATGAAAATGATGACTTGATTGCGCTTGGTTATGTCGGGGCCAGTCTGGATCAAAAGAGTGGACCGCTGGATTTCAGGGGAACCACCTCCCTGACCTATGAAAACTACACGGATAATACATTTGATGACCAGTACTACTTCGATCTGAACGCAACAGCTGGCTGGGAAATGATCCGGGATCGTCTGAACGTGCGGCTGCGGGACTTCTTTACCCAGCGGCTGAGTAATACGATTGACAGGTCCACGCCCAACAATATCGAGGATGTCAATATTTTCAACGTCAGTCCCGATCTCACTGTTCCTGTATCAAAGGTGCAGAAGCTGGTTATCAATCCTGAATTCAGTGATTTCTATTTTGAACGCTCCGATATAGATAACCAGCAATATTCGCTGTCTATTGACTGGCTTTACGATACATCTGCAGTAAACCAGGTCGGCTTTGGTGGGGTAATCAGCAAAACCGATTTCGAAGATGAAGACAATAATCCGAATTTTCTGGCCAAAAACATACACGCAATTGTTTCCGGGCGGCTTGCACGAACAAAATACAAGCTGAATCTGGGCTTTACCAAGTTTGACAGAGATAAACTGGAGGACCGGAGCGCGCCTACCGGGAGTCTGGACTGGGCACTTGGTCTGGGCGGTCGATCTGAAGCCAGTGTGTATCTTGCTTCCGATCTGACTGACCACAGTTTCACTGCGCTGGATTCAGCAATAACCCCGGAGCATGGCGATATAAATAACGTGCAGATATCCAGCGACGTGTTCAGAAATAATATTCTAAGGGCTGTCCTGTTAAGAAAGGGCGCGACTCTGAAATCAAAACTTTGGGTCGAGTTACGCGACCTTGACTATAAGGAAACCCCTCAGGATCAGGAGGTACTGAACCTGGGCTTTAAATTCAACTATCAAATGCGGCGACTGGTTTCGTCCGGCTTGTTCGGAGGCTATAAGCGAACCGAACGAACAGAGCAGAACCGTACGGACAAGCAGTATGTTGTTGGCGGCGAGATTGGCTATCAAATATCACGCGAACTCTACGCGCTATTCAAGCTTCAGTACCAGAACAAGGACAGTACTGATAGTGTCCAGGAGTTCAGCGAATTTAACGGGCTGGTAAATCTGGTTTACGGGTATGGTGAGGTTGCACGGAAAAAACGGTCTGGAAGTTTCTGA
- a CDS encoding fibronectin type III domain-containing protein — protein sequence MINRSGSIFLALFFMFLSACGGGGSSTNTGSNTSTGTVAPQSSGAINLTWTAPASRSDGSALALSEISGYTIYFGSSVGDYPYSVAIEDPSTTQIDITDLPVGTYYLVMTTTDSNGQESGYSNVAVKEVAS from the coding sequence GTGATTAACCGGTCAGGCAGTATATTTCTTGCATTATTTTTTATGTTTCTAAGTGCGTGTGGCGGTGGTGGCAGCTCCACAAATACAGGCAGTAATACGAGTACAGGCACAGTTGCACCACAGAGTTCGGGCGCAATAAATCTGACATGGACAGCACCGGCGTCACGCAGCGATGGCAGCGCCCTGGCTTTAAGTGAAATTTCCGGCTACACCATTTATTTTGGCAGTTCAGTTGGTGACTATCCTTATTCTGTCGCGATAGAGGATCCCTCGACAACACAAATCGACATCACCGATTTACCGGTAGGTACGTATTACCTGGTTATGACCACCACGGATTCGAACGGGCAGGAAAGTGGTTACTCAAACGTAGCAGTCAAAGAGGTTGCCTCATAA
- a CDS encoding putative Ig domain-containing protein has protein sequence MLQRIIPVTLKALLAIILASQLFACGGGSVNEDISQVVPEAVISGSVGDGPIVGATLNIYDNSGKLIQTETSDNSARYSARIKAKGNAYPLTIEVTDGIDLVTGRAPDFKLVSVVAYPSEKWVNINPYTTLIVEAARSMSGGLNEQNITTVKAAVVDQLNFGLDPSLVADPFRTEITDNNIANIIKASEALGEMIRRARDNLMATGTVNNADDVVMAIADDMSDGTLDGLGGNRASSRITAVAIITSAQVLIESLTNSLRVDGASATDKLDASILTTRPTSVNMTSDVTLNPGMLQQTRATIAAARILAPGIELTTVADMLDLVQAGSLPSDVDQILPVNSRQYLDQAIALTTSATDEQLVSVNDAMGSDPAGSSDGTTGSPPAINAVPVISGTATSSIDAGAFYRFQPSASDPEGGILTFSIVNRPVWASFNTSTGRLTGTPGSTDAGRYNDIIISVTDGTAAASLPAFSISVNSVTPTLGSVSLNWAAPVSREDGNALAVGEIAGYTLYYGTAPGDYPNSVDISDASTTSATVTGLPLGTYYFVLTTTDISGLESGYSSVATRTIQ, from the coding sequence ATGCTCCAGCGTATTATTCCGGTCACACTAAAAGCCCTGTTGGCAATCATTTTGGCATCCCAGCTGTTTGCTTGTGGGGGTGGCAGTGTTAATGAAGATATTTCACAGGTTGTCCCGGAAGCTGTCATCAGCGGCAGTGTAGGTGACGGTCCGATTGTAGGTGCGACGCTGAATATTTATGACAACAGCGGAAAACTGATTCAGACCGAAACAAGCGACAACAGCGCCAGATATTCAGCTCGCATCAAGGCCAAGGGCAATGCCTACCCACTCACCATAGAAGTGACAGACGGTATCGATCTGGTGACGGGTCGGGCCCCCGACTTCAAGCTTGTTTCAGTCGTTGCTTACCCTTCGGAAAAATGGGTGAATATTAACCCCTACACCACCCTGATTGTTGAAGCTGCACGTTCAATGTCTGGCGGGTTGAATGAACAAAACATAACCACCGTTAAAGCTGCTGTTGTTGACCAGCTTAACTTTGGACTGGATCCATCTCTCGTTGCAGACCCTTTCAGGACAGAAATTACTGACAACAATATCGCCAATATCATCAAGGCCAGTGAAGCGCTGGGTGAAATGATCCGGCGTGCTCGAGATAACTTGATGGCAACCGGAACTGTCAATAATGCGGATGATGTTGTCATGGCAATCGCTGATGATATGTCCGACGGCACGTTGGACGGTCTGGGTGGTAATCGTGCCAGTAGCCGGATAACTGCAGTTGCAATTATTACTTCAGCCCAGGTGCTGATTGAGTCCCTGACTAACAGTCTCAGAGTTGACGGAGCCAGCGCAACGGACAAGCTGGATGCTTCCATCCTCACCACGCGACCAACATCAGTAAACATGACGTCAGATGTAACCCTTAATCCGGGAATGCTGCAACAGACACGAGCAACTATTGCTGCAGCACGGATACTCGCCCCCGGCATCGAACTGACCACAGTTGCTGACATGCTTGACCTCGTTCAGGCCGGTAGTCTGCCATCTGACGTTGACCAGATATTGCCTGTCAATAGCAGACAGTACCTGGATCAGGCCATTGCATTAACAACCTCAGCTACAGATGAACAGCTGGTTAGCGTTAATGATGCCATGGGCAGTGACCCCGCTGGCAGTAGTGATGGGACGACCGGTAGCCCACCGGCCATCAATGCAGTACCGGTTATCTCCGGAACTGCGACTTCATCGATTGATGCCGGCGCATTCTACCGCTTCCAGCCTTCGGCCAGCGATCCGGAGGGTGGCATACTGACGTTCAGTATTGTAAACCGTCCAGTCTGGGCCAGCTTCAACACCAGCACAGGACGTCTGACAGGTACGCCTGGAAGTACCGATGCCGGAAGATATAACGACATCATAATTTCGGTGACGGATGGCACTGCGGCAGCATCTTTGCCTGCATTCAGTATTTCGGTCAACAGTGTTACACCGACACTGGGATCAGTCTCGTTGAACTGGGCCGCGCCCGTTAGCCGCGAAGACGGGAATGCCCTGGCGGTCGGTGAAATTGCGGGATACACCCTCTACTACGGCACTGCGCCGGGCGATTACCCGAATTCAGTCGATATCAGTGATGCCAGCACCACATCAGCCACTGTCACTGGCTTGCCCCTAGGTACATATTATTTCGTACTTACCACCACGGACATCAGCGGGCTGGAAAGTGGCTACTCCAGCGTAGCAACCCGGACAATTCAATAG
- the rnd gene encoding ribonuclease D has translation MNDGERSHPVMEYIDTPEALREFCTALKGCEWLALDTEFIREKTYYPKLCLVQVGVPGRCACIDPLALESLEPLYDLMFDTSITKVLHACSQDQEIFANLAGKVPTPIFDTQLASPLLGFAEQIGYGNFIKEVLGVSLEKAHARADWSRRPLSGGQLEYAADDVRYLAEAYPLVRARLAEQGRLAWLDAEFSPYEQLERYQIDPPDAWKRIRGLEKLRPRALSVVQQLATWREQTAQEKDLPRNWVIKDEILIDIARLAPQKVDELSTIRGMPPKSVSRYGQQLIEQVALAADQPLQPLEARGRRERASAQEEALTDVLHAQLRLLADKHGINSTLIAGRKNLLALIRDEKTPLLSGWRREIAGEELLALRDGQRLVSVRNRHVVIEKVADNDEGNP, from the coding sequence ATGAACGACGGCGAACGTAGTCATCCGGTGATGGAATATATTGATACGCCGGAGGCGTTGAGGGAGTTCTGTACTGCGCTCAAAGGATGTGAATGGCTGGCGCTGGATACCGAGTTCATACGAGAAAAAACCTACTACCCGAAGTTGTGCCTGGTACAGGTTGGCGTACCTGGCCGCTGCGCCTGTATCGACCCGTTGGCGCTGGAGTCACTGGAACCTCTGTACGATTTGATGTTCGATACTTCGATTACCAAGGTGTTACACGCCTGCTCCCAGGACCAGGAAATATTTGCCAACCTCGCCGGGAAAGTACCAACACCGATATTCGATACCCAGCTGGCTTCGCCCTTGCTGGGGTTTGCCGAGCAGATTGGTTACGGTAATTTCATTAAAGAAGTGCTGGGCGTCTCGCTGGAAAAGGCGCATGCCCGTGCCGACTGGTCACGGCGCCCCTTGTCCGGTGGGCAGCTCGAGTATGCTGCTGACGATGTTCGCTATCTGGCAGAAGCCTACCCGCTGGTCAGGGCTCGCCTCGCTGAACAAGGGCGGCTGGCCTGGCTGGATGCGGAATTTTCACCCTACGAGCAACTGGAGCGCTATCAGATCGATCCGCCCGATGCGTGGAAACGTATCCGTGGTCTCGAGAAGCTTCGTCCCAGGGCGTTGTCGGTTGTCCAGCAACTGGCCACCTGGCGCGAGCAAACGGCCCAGGAAAAAGATTTACCTCGCAACTGGGTTATCAAGGATGAGATTTTGATCGATATTGCACGGCTGGCCCCGCAGAAGGTCGATGAATTGTCCACTATTCGGGGTATGCCACCCAAATCGGTAAGCCGCTATGGCCAGCAATTGATCGAGCAGGTCGCACTGGCTGCCGACCAGCCTCTACAGCCCCTGGAAGCCCGTGGGCGCCGTGAGCGTGCCAGTGCGCAGGAAGAGGCCCTGACCGACGTACTGCATGCGCAATTGCGGCTGCTGGCAGACAAGCACGGAATCAACAGCACCCTGATCGCCGGCCGGAAAAATTTGTTGGCGCTGATCCGTGACGAAAAGACGCCGTTACTGAGTGGCTGGCGTCGAGAGATCGCCGGCGAAGAACTGCTTGCACTACGCGATGGTCAGCGGCTAGTCTCTGTGCGCAACCGGCATGTTGTTATTGAGAAGGTGGCTGATAATGACGAAGGGAACCCCTGA
- a CDS encoding ABC transporter permease, whose translation MTLKEKYIGFETILIKEILRFARIWLQTIVPPVITMSLYFIIFGNLIGSQIGDMDGFRYMDYIVPGLIMMAVINNSYANVVSSFYGCKFHHHIEEMLVSPLPNSLIIAGFVTGGVARGLAVGLAVTLVSMLFTDLSWHNLAVVISTVVLTSTVFALAGLINGIFAKSFDDISIIPTFVLTPLTYLGGVFYTISMLPEFWQNVSKLNPILYMVNTFRYGFLGISDISLTVSYTIISIFIVALFSLALYLMNTGYGIRR comes from the coding sequence ATGACCCTGAAAGAAAAATATATCGGCTTCGAGACAATCCTGATCAAGGAAATCCTGCGCTTTGCGCGCATCTGGCTTCAGACGATTGTGCCCCCGGTGATTACCATGTCGCTCTATTTCATTATATTCGGCAATCTTATCGGCTCGCAAATCGGCGATATGGACGGGTTTCGTTACATGGATTATATCGTCCCCGGCCTTATCATGATGGCTGTGATCAATAACTCCTATGCCAACGTGGTGTCGTCTTTCTACGGTTGCAAGTTTCACCACCATATCGAGGAAATGCTGGTCTCACCGCTACCGAACTCACTCATCATCGCAGGCTTTGTTACCGGAGGTGTTGCGCGTGGACTGGCAGTCGGACTGGCGGTGACACTGGTTTCGATGCTGTTTACCGACCTGAGCTGGCACAATCTTGCCGTTGTCATATCAACGGTTGTACTGACCTCTACGGTGTTTGCACTGGCAGGCCTGATCAACGGTATATTTGCCAAAAGTTTTGATGATATCTCGATCATCCCGACCTTTGTTCTCACTCCTCTCACCTACCTCGGCGGTGTGTTCTACACCATCAGCATGCTTCCGGAGTTCTGGCAGAATGTATCGAAGCTGAACCCGATCCTGTACATGGTCAATACATTTCGCTATGGCTTTCTGGGCATATCAGACATCAGTCTGACCGTGTCCTACACCATTATCAGCATCTTCATCGTGGCACTGTTCAGCCTTGCGCTGTACCTGATGAACACCGGTTACGGCATTCGTCGCTAA
- a CDS encoding ABC transporter ATP-binding protein has translation MSHALTIENLKKIYENRFEALKGVSLSVEEGDFFALLGANGAGKSTLIGIITSLVTKTAGHVEIFGHDIDKDFSAAKRLIGLVPQEFNFNVFEPVEEILVNQAGYFGIPRKTGFERAEQYLSQLGLWDKRRCQARELSGGMKRRLMIARALVHRPRLLILDEPTAGVDIEIRRSMWVFLRELNKNGTTIILTTHYLEEAESLCRNIAIIDEGKLVEQSSMKNLLSQLQMETFILDLKSPIEALPESLPDCLRRIDSTTLEVDITHNESINYLFAELSRHNIEVLSMRNKTNRLEQLFMHIVTQDSAA, from the coding sequence ATGTCTCATGCATTAACCATCGAAAACCTGAAAAAAATCTATGAAAACCGGTTCGAGGCGCTGAAAGGCGTCAGCCTCAGTGTGGAAGAAGGCGATTTTTTTGCCCTGCTGGGTGCCAACGGCGCCGGCAAGTCCACGCTGATCGGTATTATCACGTCGCTGGTGACCAAGACAGCGGGACATGTGGAAATCTTTGGTCACGATATCGACAAGGACTTTTCGGCGGCAAAACGACTGATCGGGCTGGTGCCGCAGGAATTCAACTTCAACGTGTTCGAACCCGTCGAGGAGATCCTCGTTAACCAGGCCGGGTATTTCGGTATCCCGCGCAAGACCGGCTTCGAGCGCGCGGAACAGTACTTGTCCCAGCTCGGCTTGTGGGACAAGCGCCGCTGCCAGGCGCGAGAATTGTCCGGCGGCATGAAACGTCGCCTGATGATTGCCCGCGCGCTGGTACACCGGCCCAGATTGCTGATCCTCGACGAGCCTACGGCTGGCGTGGATATCGAAATTCGCCGCTCCATGTGGGTATTCCTGCGTGAGCTTAACAAGAATGGTACGACCATCATCCTGACGACCCATTACCTGGAAGAAGCGGAAAGTCTGTGCCGGAATATCGCCATTATTGACGAAGGAAAACTGGTCGAGCAGTCCAGCATGAAAAACCTGCTCTCCCAGTTACAGATGGAGACCTTTATCCTCGACCTGAAGTCGCCGATCGAGGCGTTACCGGAGTCCTTGCCGGACTGCCTGCGCCGGATAGACAGCACCACGCTTGAAGTCGATATCACACACAACGAAAGTATCAATTACCTGTTTGCAGAACTGTCACGGCATAACATCGAAGTCCTGAGTATGCGCAACAAGACCAACCGCCTGGAACAGTTGTTCATGCATATCGTGACCCAGGATTCGGCTGCATGA
- the moaB gene encoding molybdenum cofactor biosynthesis protein B: MSDKREFKPLNIAVLTVSDSRTEDNDTSGKTLGERLVSAGHQLADKRIVPDDRYQLRATVSGWIADPGVDVVISTGGTGITGRDGTPEAIEVLLDKKLDGFGEIFRMISWEEIQTSTIQSRALGGVANGTLIFCVPGSSGACRTAWDKLIEPQLDYRTRPCNFVELIPRLLEI; this comes from the coding sequence ATGTCTGATAAACGTGAATTCAAGCCCCTTAATATCGCGGTGCTTACCGTGTCTGATTCACGCACCGAGGATAATGACACGTCCGGAAAAACACTGGGAGAACGACTCGTATCAGCCGGGCATCAACTGGCGGATAAACGCATCGTGCCGGATGACCGCTACCAGTTGCGTGCCACCGTATCCGGCTGGATAGCAGACCCCGGAGTGGATGTTGTGATCTCAACCGGTGGCACCGGCATTACCGGTCGTGATGGTACTCCGGAAGCCATTGAAGTTTTGCTCGATAAAAAGCTCGATGGTTTCGGCGAGATTTTCCGCATGATTTCCTGGGAGGAGATCCAGACCTCTACCATTCAGTCCCGTGCGCTTGGCGGAGTTGCCAACGGCACGCTGATTTTCTGTGTGCCGGGCTCGAGTGGTGCCTGCCGCACGGCCTGGGACAAGCTGATAGAGCCGCAGCTGGATTATCGTACCCGTCCCTGCAATTTTGTTGAACTGATCCCCCGCTTGCTGGAAATCTGA
- a CDS encoding PDC sensor domain-containing protein — translation MTDVSSWKESIRKQRSSLFELLVNPLRRVAAECQKVFPDREALSQTLLTLFETIPNCTYLYVVDLNGMQLSDNIGSAGRMPEHFGRDRSPRPYMKEADPEQDFMLSDAYISLSAHRPSITALQTLYRDGEPVGYLGADFDLRNLPTEGGLYKEIGEWQQIKGDPAIRGTVFQQTRIDSTFDTHIDQAISILEELIVERGMFQGVLHFSSSRVTVWVVDDPYRYRILQSDALSDPDVCLAYPRRAYPQDAEIPADKIGSILRGLKALRFADDTIYLRAASINIFNGLISLTFSCDGSHYMPYYDFLEKDADFWFGQKA, via the coding sequence ATGACCGATGTTTCGTCATGGAAGGAGAGTATCCGCAAACAGCGCTCGTCGCTGTTCGAGTTGCTGGTCAATCCATTGCGGCGTGTTGCTGCAGAGTGTCAGAAAGTTTTTCCGGACAGGGAAGCGCTGAGCCAGACTTTACTGACCCTGTTCGAAACGATCCCGAACTGCACCTATCTCTACGTTGTCGACCTCAATGGTATGCAGTTGTCCGATAATATTGGAAGTGCGGGTCGTATGCCGGAGCACTTCGGTCGCGATCGTTCACCACGGCCTTACATGAAGGAGGCCGATCCAGAACAGGATTTCATGCTATCAGACGCCTATATCTCCCTGTCGGCCCACCGCCCGTCCATTACGGCCTTGCAAACCCTGTATCGTGATGGCGAGCCGGTTGGTTACCTGGGGGCAGATTTTGACCTGCGTAATCTGCCGACTGAAGGGGGTCTGTATAAGGAAATCGGGGAGTGGCAGCAGATCAAGGGTGACCCGGCCATTCGGGGTACGGTATTTCAGCAGACACGCATTGACAGTACATTCGACACCCATATCGATCAGGCTATTTCGATTCTGGAAGAGTTGATCGTGGAGCGGGGTATGTTTCAGGGGGTCTTGCACTTCTCCAGCAGCCGGGTGACGGTGTGGGTGGTCGATGACCCGTATCGCTACCGGATCTTGCAGAGTGATGCGCTGTCTGACCCTGATGTTTGCCTGGCTTACCCGCGCCGCGCATACCCGCAAGATGCAGAAATTCCGGCAGACAAAATTGGTTCGATATTAAGAGGACTCAAGGCACTGCGTTTCGCCGATGACACGATCTACCTGCGTGCGGCGTCGATCAACATTTTCAACGGCTTGATCAGTCTGACCTTCTCGTGTGACGGGTCACACTATATGCCGTACTACGACTTTCTGGAAAAGGATGCGGATTTCTGGTTTGGCCAGAAAGCGTAA
- a CDS encoding cold-shock protein, with translation MATGTVKWFNESKGFGFIAPSDGSDDVFVHFSSIQGDGFKTLAEGQSVNFDTEQGPKGLQATNVTPQ, from the coding sequence ATGGCAACAGGCACAGTCAAGTGGTTTAACGAGTCAAAAGGCTTTGGTTTTATCGCACCTTCAGATGGCAGCGATGATGTTTTTGTTCACTTTTCATCGATCCAGGGTGATGGATTCAAGACACTGGCTGAGGGTCAGTCAGTCAACTTTGATACCGAACAGGGCCCCAAGGGACTCCAGGCAACAAACGTTACGCCCCAGTAA
- a CDS encoding Crp/Fnr family transcriptional regulator codes for MRETEGCAFPNRNKPATLQCELTGFAAIDGEVWREALSVSEVISCPAGTKLVECGSSADKFVIVLQGVVKVYEACENGREISLYRVCSGQVCVLTLTRLLLRSNQCAQAVAEQDVRLLAMPPEYFERLLAESKGFRSYLMTSMAHCITDVVQLTAQVSFRHLDLRLVQLIRKLSTQEPDSRIRCTHQTIANELGTTREVVSRLLKELERSGHIKLSRGSIQVLDSEKLEDLCLG; via the coding sequence ATGCGCGAAACTGAGGGGTGCGCATTTCCAAACCGAAACAAACCTGCCACGCTGCAATGCGAACTCACCGGGTTTGCAGCCATTGATGGCGAGGTTTGGCGCGAAGCTCTGAGCGTTTCAGAAGTTATCAGCTGTCCGGCCGGCACAAAACTGGTTGAATGTGGCAGTTCTGCTGACAAGTTCGTTATTGTTTTGCAGGGCGTTGTCAAGGTCTATGAGGCCTGTGAAAATGGTCGCGAAATCAGCCTGTACCGCGTCTGTAGCGGACAGGTTTGTGTCCTGACGCTGACCCGTCTGTTACTACGCTCGAATCAATGTGCCCAGGCCGTGGCTGAACAGGACGTCCGCCTGCTGGCTATGCCCCCGGAATATTTCGAACGCTTGCTGGCTGAATCCAAAGGGTTCAGAAGCTACCTGATGACCTCCATGGCACACTGCATCACAGACGTGGTGCAACTGACTGCCCAGGTCAGTTTCCGGCACCTGGACCTTCGCCTTGTCCAGCTTATCCGTAAACTCTCCACCCAGGAACCAGACAGCAGAATCCGTTGCACGCATCAGACCATCGCCAACGAGTTGGGCACAACGCGTGAAGTTGTCAGTCGCCTGCTGAAAGAACTGGAGCGATCCGGGCATATCAAGCTAAGTCGCGGCAGCATCCAGGTACTGGATAGCGAGAAGCTGGAAGACCTCTGCCTGGGCTGA
- a CDS encoding Crp/Fnr family transcriptional regulator → MAPPADNRQLLSLPPVVKLIENTPVSGYDTGDMLFNSGEPCAGLPVIISGNARIYASSEAGRQVTLYRLKAGEMCPISLSAVLKNSVYPATAIAESPMEVHFVSGDALKTTLIETPEIFGAFLHTFADCLYESVCTANKLMFEPLDVRLAGLLHEKLADNPEQSINFTHEDIAKELGTTRVVVSRLLKKLEHADCIRMQRRKITLQDANSLRKLAKNMTQGNAA, encoded by the coding sequence ATGGCACCACCAGCCGATAACAGGCAGTTACTGTCGCTTCCACCTGTTGTGAAACTCATTGAAAATACACCTGTATCCGGGTACGACACTGGCGACATGTTGTTTAACAGCGGTGAACCCTGCGCTGGCCTGCCAGTCATCATCTCCGGAAATGCCAGAATCTACGCCTCCAGTGAAGCCGGACGACAAGTGACGCTCTATCGACTCAAGGCCGGTGAGATGTGCCCGATTTCCCTGTCTGCCGTACTGAAAAACAGCGTGTACCCTGCCACAGCGATAGCCGAAAGCCCGATGGAGGTTCATTTCGTGTCCGGCGATGCCCTCAAAACGACCCTTATTGAGACACCGGAAATATTCGGCGCTTTTCTCCACACCTTCGCCGACTGCCTGTATGAATCAGTTTGTACTGCAAACAAGCTTATGTTCGAGCCTCTTGATGTTCGCCTGGCCGGCCTGCTGCACGAAAAACTGGCAGACAACCCCGAGCAGTCCATTAATTTTACCCACGAAGACATAGCAAAAGAACTTGGCACTACGCGTGTTGTAGTAAGCCGCTTGCTGAAAAAACTGGAACACGCTGACTGTATTCGTATGCAGCGTAGAAAGATCACCTTGCAGGATGCTAACTCCCTCAGAAAACTGGCAAAAAACATGACCCAGGGCAACGCTGCCTGA